In Necator americanus strain Aroian chromosome IV, whole genome shotgun sequence, the following proteins share a genomic window:
- a CDS encoding hypothetical protein (NECATOR_CHRIV.G15056.T2): protein MPMARLRRSESNEAELLSSSCLNGGFLNETDGVCICLHLYTGTHCEKPVCSKFGRYSEKEGRCICEGDYVGDHCESRCHGWVNQTTGECQCSGRLFGKACDLVCVEGQVIDGRCRCREGYMGMSCATCDPTSGRECEIPSKRRGAVNSRLTLSGLSFCMITIGLLCVTARRRRAGPLPPSEDTWYRVFQPAQTRAARCRHDLMCGGSWMPRDRALLVAPGRAAVVHGNNRSSNRGRRLVTPPPSYTSVDNLADDQLPPTYEEATRILENSPTSAALIQELIDETVQTVEAKEDSPDMAEASTNTTTTAETQTTQEMDEIANTTTTTLSGSI, encoded by the exons CGGAATTGTTGTCGTCTTCGTGTCTTAATGGTGGCTTCTTGAACGAAACAGATGGTGTTTGCATTTGTCTACATCTCTATACAGGAACACACTGTGAAAAACCG GTATGCTCCAAATTTGGACGttattctgaaaaagaagGTCGTTGCATATGCGAAGGTGACTACGTTGGCGATCACTGCGAGTCTCGTTGTCATGGATGGGTGAATCAAACAACTG GTGAATGCCAATGTTCTGGACGTCTTTTCGGAAAAGCATGTGATTTGGTATGCGTTGAAGGTCAAGTGATTGACGGACGATGTAGATGCCGAGAAG GCTACATGGGTATGTCCTGTGCAACGTGTGACCCCACTTCCGGCAGGGAGTGCGAAATTCCTTCAAAACGGCGAGGTGCAGTGAATTCTCGATTAACGCTCAGTGGTTTATCGTTTTGTATGATCACCATAGGATTGTTGTGCGTCACTGCAAG GAGACGTCGCGCTGGACCACTTCCCCCATCCGAAGATACGTGGTATCGAGTTTTTCAGCCTGCTCAGACAAGAGCTGCTAG GTGTCGACACGATTTAATGTGCGGGGGATCGTGGATGCCTAGGGATCGAGCACTTCTGGTAGCTCCCGGTAGAGCGGCCGTTGTCCACGGAAATAACCGTAGCTCTAA TCGTGGGCGACGTCTTGTCACACCGCCACCTAGCTATACTTCTGTCGACAACTTAGCAGACGATCAATTACCGCCAACATATGAGGAGGCGACACGAATTCTGGAGAATTCGCCGACAAGCGCAGCGTTGATTCAGGAGTTGATCGACGAGACTGTGCAGACTGTTGAAGCGAAAGAAGATTCACCAGATATGGCTGAGGCTAGTACGAACACCACTACGACAGCCGAGACGCAAACAACACAAGAGATGGATGAGATTGCGAACACGACCACCACCACGTTGTCCGGCTCGATCTGA
- a CDS encoding hypothetical protein (NECATOR_CHRIV.G15056.T1), translating to MTSYLIFLAYIIRSSMAASDASVPELLSSSCLNGGFLNETDGVCICLHLYTGTHCEKPVCSKFGRYSEKEGRCICEGDYVGDHCESRCHGWVNQTTGECQCSGRLFGKACDLVCVEGQVIDGRCRCREGYMGMSCATCDPTSGRECEIPSKRRGAVNSRLTLSGLSFCMITIGLLCVTARRRRAGPLPPSEDTWYRVFQPAQTRAARCRHDLMCGGSWMPRDRALLVAPGRAAVVHGNNRSSNRGRRLVTPPPSYTSVDNLADDQLPPTYEEATRILENSPTSAALIQELIDETVQTVEAKEDSPDMAEASTNTTTTAETQTTQEMDEIANTTTTTLSGSI from the exons CGGAATTGTTGTCGTCTTCGTGTCTTAATGGTGGCTTCTTGAACGAAACAGATGGTGTTTGCATTTGTCTACATCTCTATACAGGAACACACTGTGAAAAACCG GTATGCTCCAAATTTGGACGttattctgaaaaagaagGTCGTTGCATATGCGAAGGTGACTACGTTGGCGATCACTGCGAGTCTCGTTGTCATGGATGGGTGAATCAAACAACTG GTGAATGCCAATGTTCTGGACGTCTTTTCGGAAAAGCATGTGATTTGGTATGCGTTGAAGGTCAAGTGATTGACGGACGATGTAGATGCCGAGAAG GCTACATGGGTATGTCCTGTGCAACGTGTGACCCCACTTCCGGCAGGGAGTGCGAAATTCCTTCAAAACGGCGAGGTGCAGTGAATTCTCGATTAACGCTCAGTGGTTTATCGTTTTGTATGATCACCATAGGATTGTTGTGCGTCACTGCAAG GAGACGTCGCGCTGGACCACTTCCCCCATCCGAAGATACGTGGTATCGAGTTTTTCAGCCTGCTCAGACAAGAGCTGCTAG GTGTCGACACGATTTAATGTGCGGGGGATCGTGGATGCCTAGGGATCGAGCACTTCTGGTAGCTCCCGGTAGAGCGGCCGTTGTCCACGGAAATAACCGTAGCTCTAA TCGTGGGCGACGTCTTGTCACACCGCCACCTAGCTATACTTCTGTCGACAACTTAGCAGACGATCAATTACCGCCAACATATGAGGAGGCGACACGAATTCTGGAGAATTCGCCGACAAGCGCAGCGTTGATTCAGGAGTTGATCGACGAGACTGTGCAGACTGTTGAAGCGAAAGAAGATTCACCAGATATGGCTGAGGCTAGTACGAACACCACTACGACAGCCGAGACGCAAACAACACAAGAGATGGATGAGATTGCGAACACGACCACCACCACGTTGTCCGGCTCGATCTGA
- a CDS encoding hypothetical protein (NECATOR_CHRIV.G15057.T2), whose amino-acid sequence MNILQYVPLSLVVIIERTFARYLVAYLPRISTFQQFGSTAGYGRTAPSSPFPEWSYPQHDAYPYMTLLAAPRLSFPIHAAPTFMRAPVAAPYFHPGYAYPMYPHPQYYRLGSNAHDTSPAYTTVRQQGMEPATSDDDAELAPSEINDDGRLADSLLFYPELLRTRLYRQLQAMRRSYRLGKALEKMKIS is encoded by the exons ATGAATATCCTTCAGTATGTGCCCCTCAGCCTTGTCGTCATCATTGAAAG GACATTTGCCAGATATTTGGTTGCCTACCTTCCCAGAATATCTACTTTTCAGCAATTTGGGAGCACAGCTGGTTACG GTAGAACTGCTCCGTCGTCACCATTCCCGGAATGGTCGTATCCGCAACATGATGCGTACCCCTACATGACTCTACTAGCTGCCCCTCGTCTGTCTTTTCCCATTCACGCTGCACCAACGTTTATGCGTGCTCCTGTCGCCGCGCCATATTTCCATCCTGGATATGCATATCCCATG TATCCACATCCGCAATATTATCGGCTCGGTTCCAATGCACATGATACGTCGCCGGCTTACACTACag TACGTCAGCAAGGAATGGAGCCAGCGACATCCGATGACGATGCGGAACTTGCCCCTTCAGAAATTAACG ATGATGGTCGCCTTGCGGATTCGCTACTTTTTTATCCAGAACTTCTACGCACACGTCTTTATCGACAACTTCAAGCTATGCGAAGATCATATCGATTGGGCAAGGctcttgaaaaaatgaagatatcaTAA
- a CDS encoding hypothetical protein (NECATOR_CHRIV.G15057.T1) has product MRAKESSGTAKPMKSPTTHRTLEKCFLELSQRGELLLFLPSFDLRQISRFRDSRTFARYLVAYLPRISTFQQFGSTAGYGRTAPSSPFPEWSYPQHDAYPYMTLLAAPRLSFPIHAAPTFMRAPVAAPYFHPGYAYPMYPHPQYYRLGSNAHDTSPAYTTVRQQGMEPATSDDDAELAPSEINDDGRLADSLLFYPELLRTRLYRQLQAMRRSYRLGKALEKMKIS; this is encoded by the exons ATGAGAGCAAAAGAGTCAAGTGGCACTGCCAAGCCTATGAAGTCACCTACTACACACAGAACGCTTGAGAAATGTTTCCTGGAGTTAAGCCAACGAGGAGAACTACTACTCTTTCTTCCCAGTTTCGACTTAAGACAAATTTCCCGTTTCCGTGACTCGAG GACATTTGCCAGATATTTGGTTGCCTACCTTCCCAGAATATCTACTTTTCAGCAATTTGGGAGCACAGCTGGTTACG GTAGAACTGCTCCGTCGTCACCATTCCCGGAATGGTCGTATCCGCAACATGATGCGTACCCCTACATGACTCTACTAGCTGCCCCTCGTCTGTCTTTTCCCATTCACGCTGCACCAACGTTTATGCGTGCTCCTGTCGCCGCGCCATATTTCCATCCTGGATATGCATATCCCATG TATCCACATCCGCAATATTATCGGCTCGGTTCCAATGCACATGATACGTCGCCGGCTTACACTACag TACGTCAGCAAGGAATGGAGCCAGCGACATCCGATGACGATGCGGAACTTGCCCCTTCAGAAATTAACG ATGATGGTCGCCTTGCGGATTCGCTACTTTTTTATCCAGAACTTCTACGCACACGTCTTTATCGACAACTTCAAGCTATGCGAAGATCATATCGATTGGGCAAGGctcttgaaaaaatgaagatatcaTAA
- a CDS encoding hypothetical protein (NECATOR_CHRIV.G15058.T2), translating into MDPGSSSCLFPTSPPPYNSMTVSFDQLKEETDTHNNDGGVPLCRVCERGYDGSQHFGVEVCRACAAFFRRAIEGRKKFVCRKGGDSCQLNAPRKVTCQKCRLTRCLAVGLQPDSLILRPEVERLPQSFTIHNYIPLVSASIGKGEALILEQRIGLPANRIDHNIEQKRKSQVSLPHLGSKGRLHREFGNNVHAAA; encoded by the exons ATGGATCCAGGAAGCTCCAGTTGTTTATTCCCTACGTCACCGCCACCGTACAATTCGATGACAGTCTCTTTCGATCAACTGAAGGAAGAAACTGACACCCACAACAATGACGGTGGTGTGCCACTCTGCCGAGTTTGCGAGCGTGGATACGATGGTTCGCAGCATTTCGGCGTAGAG GTATGTCGAGCATGTGCAGCATTTTTTCGTCGTGCTATCGAGGGCCGAAAGAAGTTTGTTTGTCGCAAAGGAGGTGACAGCTGTCAGCTCAACG CACCTCGAAAAGTGACATGTCAGAAATGCCGGTTGACTCGATGCCTTGCGGTGGGGCTCCAACCTGATT CGTTGATTTTGAGACCGGAGGTTGAGCGACTACCACAAAGTTTTACAATACATAATTACATCCCTCTAGTTTCTGCATCAATTGGAAAAGGTGAAGCTCTCATTCTCGAACAACGGATCGGATTGCCTGCAAATCG CATCGACCACAATATTGAACAAAAGCGAAAGAGTCAAGTATCCTTGCCTCACCTCGGATCTAAAGGAAGGCTCCACAGAGAGTTTGGAAATAATGTGCACGCAGCCGCTTGA
- a CDS encoding hypothetical protein (NECATOR_CHRIV.G15059.T1), with protein MLNEFNETGKRIGLRINRKKTQFINNAYCEDGGVQFEGSQIVETLSYVYLGRSMNMENDLKVELNRSMRAACAAFAAVREATDQLTDQDLRAHLFDSTVLPALCYAAGTALERCLLKFNRRTQHLAGLRSSDSRGMSRLRDPAEYVWKAKHRWAGHIMRRIDDRWTKRTLEWIPRDAKCPRGRPPTRWGDVFATRMDQLRAQLDKAQGPRQRRSRSLRTS; from the exons atgctcaacgaatttaACGAaacagggaagagaataggactgcgaataaacagaaaaaagacacagttcatcaacaacgcctactgcgaggacggaggagtacaatttgaaggctcccaaatcgtggaaactttgtcatacgtatacctcgggcgttctatgaacatggaaaacgacttgaaagtagaactgaatagaagcatgagagcagcatgcgcagcattcgcagccgtcagggaagctacggaccaactgacggaccaagatcttcgtgcccatctgttcgactcgacagttcttccagcgctctgttacgcagcggggAC agcccttgagagatgtcttctgaagtttaaccgacgcacacaacacctagccggtcttcgcagctctgactcaagaggaatgtcccgtcttcgcgacccagcggaatatgtatggaaagcaaaacatagatgggccggtcacatcatgagaagaatcgacgatagatggactaaaagaacgctagagtggatcccaagggacgctaagtgcccccgagggagaccgccaacgagatggggtgacgtgttcgctacacggatggaccagctgagagctcagctggataaggctcaaggacctcgtcaacgtcggtcacgaagcttgagaacatcttag
- a CDS encoding hypothetical protein (NECATOR_CHRIV.G15060.T1) → MTSYFQKERIPDQWKTSQTILIYKKGDRENLRNYCPICLLNVLYKIFTKIILTRMSRALDEVQPQEQAGFVQGFSCLDHIQTVSKVIEVSREYGLPLVLTFVDYEKAFAFDSVEMNAILSVLVDQGVDASYVRTLANCYDRCTTRMQLFHRPLTITIGKGLR, encoded by the coding sequence atgacatcctactttcagaaagaaagaatcccagaccagtggaagacctcgcaaaCCATTCTTATCTATAAGAAGGGTGACCGAGAGAACCTTCGCAACTActgtccgatatgcttgctgaacgtgttatacaaaatattcaccaagatcatcctcacgcgcatgtCTAGGGCGCTGGATGAAgtccagcctcaagaacaagctggattcgtccaagggttcagctgcttggaccacatccagaccgtgtcgaagGTGATAGAGGTTTCCCGGGAATACGGCCTGcctcttgttctaaccttcgtcgactatgagaaagctttcgcttttgacagcgtagaaatgAATGCAATACTATCAGTGCtagtcgatcaaggtgtggacgcgtcgtatgtgaggacattagccaattgctacgatcgatgcacgactaggatgcAGCtcttccaccgccctctcacgaTAACCATTGGAAAGGGATTACGataa